The Posidoniimonas polymericola genome has a segment encoding these proteins:
- the hisI gene encoding phosphoribosyl-AMP cyclohydrolase — MAEPAFTDPTTLLPAVAQDAASGQVLMLAYMNREAYEETLRTGRAVYYSRSKQRLWRKGEQSGNEQLVEQVLIDCDADAIVLRVKQLGGAACHTGHQSCFYREVTDQGLRVVGERVFNPDDVYGPPQS; from the coding sequence ATGGCCGAGCCCGCTTTCACCGACCCCACGACGCTGCTGCCAGCCGTGGCCCAGGACGCCGCGTCGGGCCAGGTGCTGATGCTCGCCTACATGAACCGCGAGGCCTACGAGGAAACCCTCCGCACCGGCCGCGCCGTCTACTACAGCCGCAGCAAGCAGCGGCTGTGGCGCAAGGGCGAGCAGAGCGGCAACGAGCAGCTCGTCGAGCAGGTCCTCATCGACTGCGACGCCGACGCTATTGTGCTGCGGGTCAAGCAGCTCGGCGGGGCCGCCTGCCACACCGGCCACCAGAGTTGTTTTTACCGCGAGGTCACCGACCAGGGGCTGCGGGTCGTGGGCGAACGCGTCTTCAACCCCGACGACGTCTACGGGCCGCCCCAGTCCTAA
- a CDS encoding glycosyltransferase has protein sequence MDTSLTIVLPIHNAEAQLRRNVERVLEVAAELTPRFELLIVDDGSTDDSFEIANEIAAKFPQVSVVRSGSRQGLGGTLRDVKRRAAGRVVIVHDGVSTINANELRTLYMGADDDLSIEDLRRPAATHAAMVAAHSRLRGFQVIEVEPAQANVPAPLRAPRGERAEASKSQPGVGQIPPLPKPNFLGAMGDFALGE, from the coding sequence ATGGACACCTCTCTGACCATCGTTCTTCCCATCCACAATGCCGAGGCGCAGCTGCGCCGCAACGTGGAGCGGGTGCTGGAAGTCGCGGCCGAGCTGACCCCGCGGTTCGAGCTCCTTATTGTCGACGACGGCTCGACCGACGACTCGTTCGAGATCGCCAACGAGATCGCGGCCAAGTTCCCGCAGGTGTCGGTGGTGCGGAGCGGATCGCGGCAGGGCCTCGGCGGCACGCTCCGCGACGTCAAGCGTCGCGCGGCGGGCCGCGTGGTGATCGTGCACGACGGGGTCTCGACGATCAACGCCAATGAGCTCCGGACCCTGTACATGGGCGCCGACGACGACCTCAGCATCGAGGACCTCCGCCGCCCGGCCGCGACGCACGCCGCGATGGTGGCCGCGCACAGCCGCCTGCGGGGCTTCCAGGTGATCGAGGTCGAACCCGCGCAAGCCAACGTCCCCGCTCCGCTCCGGGCCCCGCGTGGGGAGCGGGCGGAGGCGAGTAAGTCGCAGCCGGGCGTCGGCCAGATCCCGCCGCTGCCGAAGCCCAACTTCCTGGGCGCGATGGGCGACTTTGCCCTCGGCGAGTGA